From the Callithrix jacchus isolate 240 chromosome 22, calJac240_pri, whole genome shotgun sequence genome, the window tgcccagcctcttgcaGACTCAGGTCATCCAGCTGGTCGATGGCTATTTGCACACCCGGTGCTTTCTCCTCTCGGAAGAAGGGCCCACTGCCGGCCACACTGTCCATGCCCGTGGCCTCCTTCTCCTCGGCCAGATGGTAGAAGGGGGTCCCATCTTCTGCAGTGGCCACGACAGGCGTGGGGGCCTTGCCCTCCACCTGCAGTGAGAGGCGGCAGCTTCGTAGTGAGAGCTGGTAGTAGCGGGTGGTCTCGTGGGCACTGCGCAGCTGCTGCATGGACACAAAGGGGTGGCGCAGGGCGGCACTGGGGCTAATGCGCTCGTGGGACTCCCAGGTCAGCATGCGCTTGATCAGCTCCACCATGCTCTTGAGGTCGGCCTGTTCTGCCAGTGCCTCCCGGTCAGGGAAGGTCAGCCGACTGGCCACACTGCCACCATTCACTGTCTCGATCTGGTCCAAGGACTTGAGTATGTATTTGCGGCGCTCCAGTGGACGCACCTGGTGGGGCATGGGGAAGGGGGTGGGGCTGACACATGTGCAGGTCTCGGGCCCTGGGCACGCCCGATGTGTCACCCACATGTAGCCCTGACTTCCAGGTCTGACCATGATCCACCTTGGAGCTCTCTGGCTGCTAGGAGGGCCACCTTGGATCCCTTACACCTGAGCCCCTCTAATCTAACCCAAAGGTCTCACTGGCCCAAGTTCCATCCCTCGCCCCAGACCTCCAGTCCTCCCTGGCCCCAAGGGTGCAGCTCCTACCAGCAGCTAGCAGAGGGAATATCCAGAATCTCTAGTCCTTCCTGGAATCAAATCCAGGTCCCTCTTACAGCCTCAGCTCCACACTTGATCCCAGGCCTCCCGGTGGTCAAACCCAGAGCTTTCTTACTATACTAGTTTGTCACCCCCCGATATGGCATTGCCATCGACTTTTAGtctcacctgtggtcccatccAGACCCTTGTTGTGAAATCAAGCTCAAACTTCTAGTCCCCTCTGCTGTCTAACCCAGGCTCTTGCTGCACAGTTTGGAGGGGTAAAGCCATAGAGGTAGCCGACTGGCTGCTGCCCCAAACCTCTAGACTCACCTGAGGTCTCAcaatgatcctttttttttttttttttttgagacggagtttctttcttatagcccaggctggagtacaatggtgccatctagctcactgcaacctccacctcccaggttcaagtgattctcctgccttagcctccctagtagctggaattataggcgtctgccaaaacacctggctaatttttgtattttttgtagagatggggtttcaccaggttggccaggctggtcttgaacgcctgacctcaagtgatccacccccctcccaaaagtgctagggcctctcaaagtgctaggattacaggtgtgagccctcatgcccagccagattctttttttttttttatagagacgaggtttcaccatattgatcagactggtctcaaactcctgacatgaggtgatccacctgccttggcttcccaaagtgctgggattacaggcgtgagccactgcgcccggcttttttttttttttttgagacggagttgtactcttgtagcccaggcccagctcactgcaacctcaccttccaaatttaagtgattctcctgcctcagcctcccatgtagctgggattacagatgactaccaccatgcctggcaaatttttgtatttttagtacagatggagttttaccacattggccaggctggtctcaaactcctgatctcaggtggtccacccaccttggcctcccaaagtgctgggattacacagggtgagccactgcacatggcctcagatccttttttttttgaaatggggtcttactctgtcacccaggctgtggtgcagtcatagttcactgcagccgtcaactcctgggttcaagtgatcttcccacctagccttccaagtagcttggggactacaggtgtgtgccaccacatcttgctaaatttaatttttttttttaagagacagggtttcttcatgttggtcaggctggtctcaaactcccgacctcaggtgatcctcccgtctcggcctcccaaagtgctgggattacaggtgtgagccacctcgcccagccttaaCAATTTTTCTAGAGTTGCATTCTTGCTGTGTCACCGGGgatggcctcaagcgatcctcctaccttggcatcccaaagtgctgggaccacaggcttaagccactgcacttggcctctcTCGCAATTCTCAAAGCCAACCTCAGACCTTGTATTTTCTCTGTGGTCTAATCCCTCATGCCACACAAGTTGCTGACCCCAGAGCTGAAGGTGGCAGAGAAGCTACCCGGATCTTCCTGTCACACTTGTGGTATGACCCAGATCCCTCTTGCTACAGCAGCCCCTGCATCTGACTTTCAAATATCCAATTCTCCCTGCAGTTTCTCTCCCAGATGTATCTTGCAGCAGCCCCCGCCCAGCGCTAACCAATCCCACATTTGATCTCATCCAGCTCTTTCTTGCTGTGAAAATGCCCTAggctagaggccaggtgcagtggcttgtgcctgtaatcccagcattttgggaggcccaggggggtggatcacctgaggtcagggaatcgagaccatcctggctaacatggtgaaaccctgcctctcctaaaaatacaaaaaattagccaggcatggtggcatgcccctgtagtcccagctactcgggaggctgaggctggagaaccgcttgaaccctggagatagAGGTttcagtgggccgagatcatgcctctgcactacagcctgggcaacagagtgtgactccatctcaaaaaaaggaagaaaagaaaatgcccggccgggcgtggtggctcaagcctgtaatcccagcactttgggaggccgaggcgggtggatcacgaggtcaagaaatcaaggccatcctggtcaacatggtgaaaccccgtctctactaaaaatatgcaaaaattagctgggcatggtggcacgtgcctgtaatcccagctactcaggaggctgaggcaggagaattgcctgaacccaggaggcagaggttgcggtgagccgagatcgcgccattgcactccagtctgggtaacaagagcgaaactctgtctcaaaaaaaaaaaaaaaaagaaaagaaaatgccctAGGCTGACCCTCAAGGTCCAGTCCTCGCTGAAGttcagcccagaattttttttcaattattgaaacaatgtttttctttttttctattttcgcTCCATTTTTCTGGTCTgatagattattctttttttctttttgaaacaggatcttgctttgtcacccagactcaagtgcactggcatgatcacagctcactgcagcctggacctcctaggctcaaggaattctcctgtctcagcccacCACGTATCTGGGACAATAGgcccataccaccatgcccggctaattttttttttcatgttttacaaagaggaggtctcactatgttccccaagctagtctcaacctcctgggctcaagggatcctcctaccacaatctcccaaagtgctgggattacaggtgtgagccacctagcccAACATAGATATTTTTCTTCACACTGACTGCCCTCACCCAAGGTTTCCCTTACCTTGGTCTCAGCCAGGTAGTCAGCTGAGGACTTGAGCTGCCAGGGGTTGGTGGCGTCAGGATGGGGGTTGCACTTGAAGAAGTGGTGGGCCTTGCGGGCAGCGTGCAACAGGTGCGGCTTGGGCAGGCCCTGGGTCTCACAGATGTAGCGCACCTGGTCATACTCATTGTTGCCTGGGTAGAGGGGCCAGCCCAGGTGCAGCTCAGCCATGACGCAGCCTAGGGACCACATGTCCACTTTCTCACAGAAGGGCAGCCCCAGAAGAATCTCGGGGGCCCGGTAGAAGCGCGACTGGATGTACGGCTCCTTCACGTAGCGTACCTCGCTGAAAATGCTGGCCGAGCCGAAGTCGATCACCTGTTGGGGGCAGGGAAGAGGGCGAGTGTGCAGGTCAAGCTGCAGGGACAGCCGAGCTGGGCCACCCCTGGCATCTCTCACCTGGCATCTTCCCGCATCTGCCATTGGACTCTGTCCATCTCCAGGTCTGTGACTCTGTAGTTGCTTTGttgggttggttttttttttgagaccaagtctcactctgtccccaaggctggagtgcagtggtagtgtctcagctcactgctacctctgactcctgggttcaagcgattctcctgcctcagcctccccagtacttgggattacaggtgcacaccaccacacctgggtaatttttgtatttttagtagagatgagggttctccatgttggccaggctggtcttgaactcctgacatcaggtaatccacctgcctcagcctctcaaagtgctgggattataagcatgagtcactgcacctggctggcctcagtttccttctctgagtttttctgcttttcattcAGCCATCCCTCACtgtgttgttttgtgttttgttttgttttgttttgttttgttttgttttgttttgttgtgagacagtcttgctctgtcgtccaggctggagtgcagtggtaggtctgggctcacgcaacctctgcctcccgggtttaagcgattctcctgcctcagcctgctgagcatctgggatcacaggcactcaACGCCACGCCTGGCTCACTTCTAcacctttagtagagacagagtttcaccatgttggccaggacagtctcaaactcctgacctcaactgatccaaccacctcagcctcccaaagtgctgggattacagacgtgagtcactgcacccagccatcccTCACCGTTTACTTGCAGAAAGCAGTATcatgggggccgggcgcagtggctcacacctgtaatcccagcacttccggaggccgaggcgggtagatcaacgagctcaagagatcgagaccatcctggtcaacatggtgaaaccccgtctctactaaaaatacaaaaaattagctgggcatggtggcgcgtgcctgtagtcccagctacccaggaggctgaggcaggagaattgcctgaacccaggaggcggaggttgcggtgagccgagatcccgccattgcactccagcctgggtaacaagagtgaaactctgtctcaaaaaaaaaaagaaagaaagaaagcagtatCATGAAATGGTTATTAATTGCAGAAATGGTTATTAATTGCAGTTCTGATCCCAAAGTGCCAGGGTTCAATACCCAAGAGGCCCAGTGACCTGGGCACTTAGCCACTGTTGTtggaattcattcattctttccacAGAGACAGTGGGGATGATAATGCCAGCCAGGTGCTGTGGATCCATCCTGTGTGTCCCCTGATGTGTCTGTGGAAATCCCTACTTCCCTGGGTCTCTGTCCTTCCACCTCTTGGGGCAGCGTAATCCGCCTTGTTCtgcctctgtgtgtctctgtgtctctgacaAGCATTCAGTTAGCACTGGCTTTGTGACTGTAGTGCTGGGAGATGTCAGGGACACAGCGATGACCAAGTCAGCCCTGGCCTTGCCCTCAGGGTGCCCCTGGTTCAGACCCATCCACACACTGTCAAACTCAAAAGCAGACAgaagactgggcgtggtggtcacacctgtaattccagcactttgggagaccaaggggtgcggattgcttgatctcaggactttgagaccagccttgacaacatgatgaaatctcatctctatcaaaaaatacaaaaaattagctgagcatagtagtgcatgcctgtagtcccagctcctcaggaggctggggcaggagaatggcttgagcccaggaggtggaggctgcagtgagccgagaagaTGCCACACGGCACTCCAACCTGCGTgaaagagccagaccctgtctcaaaaaaaataaaagtgggccaattgtggtggctcatgcctgtaatcccaacactttggaggccaaggcgagtggatcacaaggtcaggagtttgagaccagcctgaccaatatggtgaaaccccgtctctactaaaaatataaaaattagccaggcgtggtggtggacacctgtagtcccagctacttgggaggtcgaggcaggagaatcgcttaaacccaggaggtggaggttgtagtgagccaagaccataccactgtgctctagcctgggcaacaaagcaagactctgtctcaaaaaaaaaaagaaaagacaagcagACAGAGGGGTCAGCACTGGGGGGCTGCGACAGCACAGGGGAGATGCCTCTGTGTGTTCAGTGCAAGGCCAGGCCAAAAGCAGGCATTCAATACATGTTTGCTGATTGATAAGCTGAGCATGATGAGTTATACATGTTTCCAGGTGCTCGGGCCAACAGGCTTTAGTCCCCTTCTAGTCCTCACTCCTTCTCTCACCCTTCATATAAGATCCATCAACAAATCCTGTTGTCTCTAGCTCCAAAATCTACGCAGAACCCACCCAGGTCTCCTGCTCCCACTACCCTCACTCCGATCCCGACCACCATGTCTCTTACCTGGACTAGTGCAGTCACCCCTCTGCCTTCCTGCTCCTGCTCAGCCCACCCCCGTCTGCTCCCCCTGTGCAACCAGAGACACGATGCTTGGGCTTGTTCCTCTGAGTCAGATCATGTCCCCCTCTGCTTAGATTCCTCCTATGGCTCCATCTTCCTCAGAATAAAACCAAAGTCCGTGCTGTAACTGACAAGGCCCTGCACGCCCGGCCCTGTCACCTCCTTAGActcatttctttcctcttcacCTCATTCATTCTGCTTCAGCCACACAGGCCTCCTTGGTGTTCTTCAAATGCATACAATGGCACACGCCTTGATATGgtgtggctctgtgtccccacccaaacctcatctccaattgtaatccctatgtgtcaagggaggaacctggtggaagGAGACTGGGTCCTGGGGGcggtttcccctatgctgttctgatagtgagtgagttctcatgagatctgacagtttaaaagtggcagtttccagctgaacacagtggctcacacctgtaatcccagcactttgggaggctgaggcagacagatcacaaggtcaggagttcgaaaccagcctggccaacatggtaaaaccctgtctctactaaaaagacaaaaattagctgagtgtggtgccgcaggcctgtaatcccagctattcaggaggctgtggcaggagaattgcttgaaacccagaggcagaggttacagtgaaccaagatcatgcccctgcactccagcctgggcgacatagcaagactgtctggaaaaaaaaaagccaaaagcgGCAGCTTCCCTTCCATGCTCTCtcctcctgccatgtaagacataccctgcttccccttcaccttttgccatgattgtaagtttcctgaggccgcCCCACCcgtgaggaactgtgagtcaattaaacccctcttctttctttataaattactcaacctCTGgtagtgctttcttttttttttttttaatggagtctcactgtcacccaggctagagtgcagtggcatgatctcggctcactgcaacctccacctctgggtttaagtgtttctcctgcctcagcctcctgagtagctcggactacaggcgtgtgccaccacacccagctagtttttgtattattagtaaagacagggtttcaccatgttggccaggctggtctctaacccctgacctcaagtgatgcacttGCCTTGATCTCcctaaatgctggaattacaggtgtgagccactgtacccagcctacaggtagttccttatagcagtgtgagagcagGCTAATACACTCCTACCTCAGGGCCATTGCACtgactgttccctctgcctagatGCTCTGTCTCCAGATGGCTACACGGCTTTCTCCCTCCAGGACATCCCTCAAAGTCACCTTCTCAGTGATGCCTTGCTGACCACCATGTCTAAATTCCCCACCCCTATGAACACCCAGTATCCTCCTCTCCCTGCTTCTCACTCGCTTACCATATTTTACTAATTTATCTTGGTGACCCTGTCTCTCCCACTAGAATGTCAGCCCCACAAGGACAGGACCAGGCCAGAGGAGCTGAGCTGAGAATGGACCAGGACAAGGAGACCTCAGGGCCTGGAGGGGGACAGAGGAGACCTCAGGTCTGGGATGGAGAAGACATCAGGATTGGGACAAAAAGATGGGGAAGATTTGGGGGCCAGGAGCAGGGCAGAACTGTTAGGAACAGGGTTGGGGAGACCTCAGGTCCCCGAGGTGGACAAAAGAAACCTCAGTGTCGGaagagaccaggcacagtggctcctgcctgtaatctcactgctttgggaagctgagccaggaggttggcttgaacccaggagtttgagaccagcctgggcaacacagcaagaccttgttctgaagaaaaaaacattaaaattggcCGGAAACAGTGCTGTGTgcttggagtcccagctacttggaagatcacggcgggaggatcgcttgagctcaggagttcaaggctgcagtgagctatgatcacaccattgcactccaacctgggcaacagagcaagaccctgtccctaaaagtaaataaatatgcactccagcttgagtaacaagagcgaaactccgtctcaaaaaaaaaaaagaattaattaattaatatctttaaaaaattttcttgttgttgcttttgttttttgttttgagacagagtttcactcttgttacccaggctggagtgcaatggcgcaatcttggctcaccgcaacctccacctcctgagttcaagccattctcctgccccagcctcccgagtagctgagactacaggcgtgcgccaccatggccagctaagttttagttttgttttttgtttaaaaaaaattttttttttttaaagacggggtttcaccatgttggtcaggttggtcttgaactccaaacctcaggtgatccacccactttggcctccaaagtgcttggattacaggcacgagccaccacgcccagcccccaaaattttttaagtcaagaaaaaaaggcatctagggctggaggaagctggaaaaagacaaagaactaGGGACGCAGCCACCCTAGACGGCCCCTACTCACCTTGACCCTGAAGGGGCAGCGGGTCTGGTCCACCAGCATGATGTTCTCGGGCTTGAGATCGGCGTGGATGATCGCCAGCTCCTTGAGCCGGGCCAGGGCTCGGAGCACCTGCAGGGTGACCGTACGGATGTGGCAGGCAGGGAGGGGCGCGAAGTTGTTCTCCTTCTGGAACTCAAAAAGGTTTTGCTCCAGCAGCTCGAAGACCAGGTAGAACTTGAGGGCGTCGTGGAAGAACTCAAGGAAGCGGATGACGTGGGCCTCCTCGGGGTCCAGGCCCCGCATGCAGCTCAGCAGCTTCAGCTCGTTCTTGATGATGTGGTTGCGGTAGGCGTCGTTCTTGAGGATCTTGATGGCCACCATCTCGCCCGTGCTCCGCCGCCAGCCCTTGGCTACCTCCCCAAAGGTGCCTTTGCCCAAGACCTCAATGATGTCGTAGCAGTCGGTCTCTGACTGGATGGTGGCCATGGTGTCCCTGCTGCCGGACACCGCCCTGCCCAGGCCCCTGCGCCACTGGCTTCGCCGCCAAGGCCTCTGACACCACCAGCCCCCCGGTGGGGGAAAGACAACCGCACTCGTGCCTTCTCCTGTGAGGTTGGCCCCTGCTTACCTGGCACCCCCAGACCCCTTGGCTACACTGTGAGTCTGACAGGGCCTGCACCCAGAACCCACCCAGGTATCCTGCTCCCCTAAAGCCTTCCTGGCTTGGGACGAGGGGCCCTGGGCCCCCCGACTGGGTTTCAGTGTTGTTGAGTGGCTCTGGTGTTCTGTTGTTGGAGACCTGCGTCCTGGCTGAGTGGGGGTGGGGTACCAGGCTGGGCCCCCTCCCCCGCCCAGTGGTGGAACCTTGCAAGGACCAAACAGGCAAAGTGTTGACAGAGGGGAGTCTGATTGCCGGCCTTAGGCAAAAAGGAATGGGGATAAGGCAGAGGTGAGGAAAGGCAAGCTTCTCAAGCTCCGGAGATGTGATTTGCATGTATGTCTGTCTGTGTTCAGAAACTCCTGTCCTAGCCTGTGGCTGCCTTAGGGTGAGGTTGTAAAAGGCCCTGAATGCCAGACTAAGGAGTTTGGACTTCGTTTCGAGGGCACTGGGGAGCCACAGAGGGCTTTGAGCAGGAGAGGGCAGGGTCAGAGATGAGTGTCAGAAAGCTACTGTGTGAAAAAGGATAGGTTAGATTGGGTAAGAGTGGAGGCCCCAAGCCTGGGAAAGAGTCCAGGGCAGGGCACAGATGGGAGAGGttagggaggggaggaggaggccagTGGATGGGACACTCAGGAGGCCAGGACTGGCCGTGAGACTGACAGGTGGGGGGAAAGAAAGGAGCTACCCAGGaccagccccaggcccagggcTCTGGCATGAAGGGGCAATCCTTGAGAAGTGAACATGGATAATGAGCGGATTTGGGGAGATGTTGAGGccaaattagaaaatgtatttgtgggccgggcgtggtggctcaagcctgtaatcccagcactttgggaggccgaggcgggtggatcacgaggtcaacagatcgagaccatcttggtcaacatggtgaaaccccgtctctactaaaattacaaaaaattagctgggcatggtggtgcgtgcctgtaatcccagctgctcgggaggctgaggcaggagaattgcctgaacccaggaggcggaggttgcggtgagccaagattgcgccattgcactccagcctgggtaacaagagcgaaactccgtctcaaaaaaaaaaaaaaaaaagaaaatgtatttgtttttggctgggcataagtggttcatgcctgtaatcccagcactttgggaggccggggcgggtgggtggatcacgaagtcaggagattgagaccgtcatagctaacatggtgaaaccccgtctctactaagaatacaaaaaattagccgggcgttggtgacaggcccctgtaatcccagctgctcatgaggctgaggcacaagaatcacttgaacctgggaggtggaggttgcagtgagccgagatcacgccactgcactccagcctgggtgacagagcaagactctgtctcaaaaaaagaagaa encodes:
- the HIPK4 gene encoding homeodomain-interacting protein kinase 4 isoform X1, which codes for MATIQSETDCYDIIEVLGKGTFGEVAKGWRRSTGEMVAIKILKNDAYRNHIIKNELKLLSCMRGLDPEEAHVIRFLEFFHDALKFYLVFELLEQNLFEFQKENNFAPLPACHIRTVTLQVLRALARLKELAIIHADLKPENIMLVDQTRCPFRVKVIDFGSASIFSEVRYVKEPYIQSRFYRAPEILLGLPFCEKVDMWSLGCVMAELHLGWPLYPGNNEYDQVRYICETQGLPKPHLLHAARKAHHFFKCNPHPDATNPWQLKSSADYLAETKVRPLERRKYILKSLDQIETVNGGSVASRLTFPDREALAEQADLKSMVELIKRMLTWESHERISPSAALRHPFVSMQQLRSAHETTRYYQLSLRSCRLSLQVEGKAPTPVVATAEDGTPFYHLAEEKEATGMDSVAGSGPFFREEKAPGVQIAIDQLDDLSLQEAGHRLWGKTHTDVVSDVLAPLKAAITGHHMPDSDPEPILAFYSSSLGGHYKACKPPLGSKSNSKFSNLIQLSQVSPEEDKPCWRHGWEEGEHIRASAESPAILQRDRDGPNIKDMTVDAERPDPELFDPSSCPGEWLSEPDWTLEGIRGPRAQGLPPRHSYQHSPHRATSFLQHVSGHH
- the HIPK4 gene encoding homeodomain-interacting protein kinase 4 isoform X2; protein product: MATIQSETDCYDIIEVLGKGTFGEVAKGWRRSTGEMVAIKILKNDAYRNHIIKNELKLLSCMRGLDPEEAHVIRFLEFFHDALKFYLVFELLEQNLFEFQKENNFAPLPACHIRTVTLQVLRALARLKELAIIHADLKPENIMLVDQTRCPFRVKVIDFGSASIFSEVRYVKEPYIQSRFYRAPEILLGLPFCEKVDMWSLGCVMAELHLGWPLYPGNNEYDQVRYICETQGLPKPHLLHAARKAHHFFKCNPHPDATNPWQLKSSADYLAETKVRPLERRKYILKSLDQIETVNGGSVASRLTFPDREALAEQADLKSMVELIKRMLTWESHERISPSAALRHPFVSMQQLRSAHETTRYYQLSLRSCRLSLQVEGKAPTPVVATAEDGTPFYHLAEEKEATGMDSVAGSGPFFREEKAPGVQIAIDQLDDLSLQEAGHRLWGKTHTDVVSDVLAPLKAAITGHHMPDSDPEPILAFYSSSLGGHYKACKPPLGSKSNSKFSNLIQLSQVSPEEDKPCWRHGWEEGEHIRASAESPAILQRDRDGPNIKDMTVDAEKQGNGLLPRLESSGTVSSLQLQTPRLK